The Triticum aestivum cultivar Chinese Spring chromosome 7B, IWGSC CS RefSeq v2.1, whole genome shotgun sequence genome window below encodes:
- the LOC123159252 gene encoding uncharacterized protein produces MGFLFSKYLARRGTRISKRRSGQRVGGRERKRRRHHLYLVFDDWSLGYSIRKVDSSPGSRRQSAVRRLPRPFFRLQAPHGSPEYFASAFGTNILSMHPRSTSCNSLLSGSCILTLDVRSRAITFGPRLENTITLCPRWKNPINPIYLAVDNKLFTLSKHSFEILSLDLLSPVPPDRSGRVRWSWEVLTKQPFKVRNVTSYALNPYSQSFLVSTTKKAIADTFAFDTVKLSWKQVGKWALPFHGRGHFDPLLGAFVGLSKDPDTFGQLYFCYMPSSDTGHTPKSKLGKMKLLSEDPAERHVSATLVYMGRRSKFCLIECVSIEGDSADQELKEEGVMPRPGRCLYRLTTFSLSHDMNGDPTTGGSCRVQYYKVPEATTPTFLFADPVVFWM; encoded by the coding sequence ATGGGTTTTTTGTTTTCTAAGTATCTTGCGAGGCGAGGAACTAGGATTTCAAAGCGGCGGTCCGGTCAGCGCGTCGGCGGCCGTGAGCGAAAGCGTCGGCGGCATCACCTTTACCTTGTCTTTGATGACTGGTCGCTCGGGTATAGCATCCGCAAGGTAGACTCATCGCCTGGCTCTCGTCGCCAATCCGCTGTGAGGCGCTTGCCTCGGCCTTTCTTCCGATTACAGGCGCCGCATGGGTCGCCGGAGTACTTCGCGTCAGCCTTTGGCACCAACATCTTGTCGATGCATCCCAGGTCTACCTCTTGCAACAGCTTGTTATCCGGGAGCTGTATCCTCACCTTGGACGTCCGCTCGCGGGCTATCACGTTTGGCCCTCGGTTGGAAAATACGATTACCCTTTGCCCTCGGTGGAAAAATCCGATTAATCCCATCTATCTCGCCGTCGACAATAAGCTATTCACTCTAAGCAAACACTCCTTCGAGATACTCTCCTTGGATCTGCTCAGCCCCGTGCCGCCGGATCGATCTGGCAGAGTGAGGTGGTCGTGGGAAGTTCTCACGAAGCAGCCGTTCAAGGTTCGCAACGTCACCTCCTACGCATTGAACCCCTACAGCCAGTCCTTCCTGGTGAGCACCACGAAGAAAGCTATTGCGGACACGTTTGCCTTTGACACGGTAAAGCTTTCATGGAAACAAGTAGGCAAATGGGCGCTGCCCTTCCACGGCCGCGGCCACTTTGACCCTCTCCTGGGCGCCTTTGTCGGGCTCTCCAAAGATCCAGACACCTTCGGACAACTCTACTTCTGCTACATGCCCAGCTCCGACACTGGCCACACCCCTAAGTCGAAGCTCGGCAAGATGAAACTGCTCAGTGAGGACCCAGCCGAGAGGCATGTAAGCGCCACCCTCGTCTACATGGGGCGCCGGAGCAAATTCTGCCTGATAGAGTGCGTCTCCATTGAGGGCGACAGTGCTGATCAGGAGCTCAAGGAAGAGGGAGTCATGCCCCGACCTGGCCGCTGTCTTTATCGTTTGACCACATTCTCTCTCAGCCATGACATGAACGGAGACCCGACCACTGGCGGCAGCTGTCGAGTGCAATACTACAAAGTGCCCGAAGCAACCACTCCGACGTTCTTGTTTGCAGATCCTGTTGTATTTTGGATGTAA